In the Aristaeella hokkaidonensis genome, AAAACTTAAAGCAGATCAACGGCGGAATAACCGTACCGCAGGCCGATCCCGGCGAAACCACTGAATGCCGCTTTACCTGGAATTCCACCGGAACCTATGATCACTCCTTCATCGTGGATATCCTTGAACAATTGGGCATTATATTGGAACCCGAAACGATCGAACTGGAACCGGAAGGCTTTCCGAAGGATCTGACTGCCTGTCTGACCATCCTGCTCTGCGAACCGGAAGCCGACATCATGATAACATGGCCGCTGGACCCGGATAATCTCACTGATCCGTCAAATTACAGCCTCATCAGGCTACGCTTCGTTTCCGCGGAATGAAGACGAGGAGGAAAACAATGAGTGAATTAACTGAAAATGTTCTGACTGAAAACAATAAGCCGCTCCCTGCCGCGCAGGACGAAATCAAGATGGACCGCGCCGGCGTTATCCTTCTGGTACTGTCCTTCCTGGCGGCACTGCTGTACTGCTTTGCCCACAGCTGGACGGGCTCCGTCTGTCCCGGGCCCGGTATCGGCCTGACAATCAGCCACTGGGTCCTGACAGGCACTGTCCTGGCTGCTGCCAAAGCCCGGGGCCGGCTGACGCTCCGCCGGGACGGGCTCTTCCTGCTGGTCCTTTCCCTGCTGCTCAGCGCCGTCTATGGAGTCTTCGCCAATACGACCCTGCGGCGGCTGAACCTGCCGGTCCTGCTGCTGATCACTGCCCAGGCCCTCTTTGCGCTGACCGGACAGAACACCGCCTCCGCCCTGTCCGGCCAGGGGTTATGGGAAGGCTTCCGGCGATACCTGAAGAGCCTGTTCCGCTGCAGGAGCGTCCCTTTCACCGCCGTCACCCGGCGCACACAGCATAACGGCTACCTTCTGCCCGGTATCCTGGCCGCGATCTGCACAATGGCCCTGGCGGCCATCCTCCTCAGTTCCGCGGACCAGGTATTCTCCGGCATGCTGGACAGCGTCGCGGAAAAGATACGGCAAGTTGATTTCCTGTTTGTTTTCCGCCTGTTCCTGGCCCTGATCCTGACCCTCCTCCTGTTCTCCCACCATTTCAGCCTGCTGCAGGCTCCCGGAGCAATCCGCCCGGTTACCACCCGTGCCGGCAATCCCACCATGTTCTTAATGGTACTGGGTTCCCTGGTGCTGGTATACGCACTGTTCGGTTATGTGCAGATCCGCTATCTTTTCGCCGGAACGGAAAGCGTCCGGATGAGCGGCGGCTACGCGGCCTATGCCCGCAGCGGCTTTTTCCAGCTGGTGCTGGTGGCCCTGCTGACCCTGTGCCTGATCCTGCCCGCCCTGACCTTGTTCCGCGAAAACACAGGCATCCGTATCCTCTGCGGCCTGACCGCGGCGCTGACCATCATCATCGACGTCTCCGCATATCTCCGCATGCACCTGTATATCGGCGCCTTCGGCCTGTCCACCCTGCGGGTGGTGACCGTGTGGGGCATCGGCGTCATCCTGCTGGCCCTGCTGGCTGTCATTGTCAAATCCATCCGGCCCGGGTTGAAGATCTGTCCCCTGCTGGCCGCGGTCATCCTGGCCAGCTGGGTCGCCCTGAACTGGGTCAATGTGGACCGGCTGGTAGCGGACAGCCAGGTTGCCCGTTTCAACAATGACCCGGAAAACACCGGCATTTACAGCCTGGTTTCAGACCAGGGCTGGAGTCCCGAATACTATGCCGCTTTTGAAAAGATTGCGGATCCCGAGAAACGGGCGGACGCCCTGGAATTCCTGATCGACCTGGGCAGCGAAACGCACCGGGACGACCGCTGCCTCAAACACCCGGCCTTGTATGACTGGAGCTTCGCGCTGCTGAGGGCGAGATAAAAAAGGCTGAAAAGTCTTTTTTGTCTCGCAATTCACAATTCATAATTCACAATTCATAATTAAGTTTGTTTTCAACCTGCGATACCATCACGCGATACTGCTTCTACAGATATGGAACATAGTGTGTCATTTCGACCGGAACAAAGTGGAGTGGAGAAATCCCTTATCTAAAAAGAACATGCTCCACGCGGCAGTCGTGGAGCACATTCTTTTGCAAACAGTGGAGGTACCCATCTGGAATTCGTTTACTTTTCGCTTGTCAGGAACTCGGTCGCGATATAACCTTCGACGCCTTTGATTTCCACCCTGGACCAGTACTTTCCCTTTTTCAGCACGGTGACCTTTGTCCCTCCGCGGTAGGAATCAATAATCGCACTGCTGCTGTCAGCGGCCTCGCGGAAATTCACCCAGACGCCCTTCTCAATGTACATAGTGGAGCCGGAGGAGGAAGACTTCTCATTCTTATTTGCTTTGGAGGAAGCAGATGAAGAAGATCCTGAAGAAGACTTGGAAGAAGATGCAGAAGAAGTCTTTGAGGAAGATTTCCGGCTTGAATCTTCGCTCTTTTCCTCCTCCGGTTTGTCTTTACTGTAAGCCAGATAGCAGGTCATCATGTAGCCTGTGTTGCCCTTGACGCTGACCTTGGTCCAGGTATCACCCTTTTTCAGGATGGTCACCTTGGTGCCCCGGGGATAAGCGTCGATCACCTTGCCATCCGTGGAAGCCTCCTCCCGGAGGCGGAGCAGGTAGCCCGTGACCTTCGTCGTTTCTGACAGAGCGGACACACAGGGCATCAGCACTGCCAGGCACAGCAGAAGGCACAGGAGACGGATCCTTCCTTTAGCGTTCATATCGGCATTCACTCCTTCGTAACCTTACGAAAGTCTTCCGCAGGTATACGGTCGTGTCGCGGGATGCATCATTTATTGCGGCATGGCCGGTAAAATCTCACTGGGTTATATGTAATATAGCGACCGGACATATTCCTGTCAACGGCAAGTATAAAGGGACTTTTGCAGATTTCTTAAAAGATTGTTACATGTGATTTTTGCGTTTATCTCATGTAACTTTCAAGTAATAATTCGACGAAAAATGACAAAAAACCTTCTGTCCGGCACAAATAAAAACGCTGCCGGAAATTCCCTCCGCGATGCGAAGGAACCTTCCGGCAGCATGACTCATTCAGGCTGTTTGGATACCCCCGTGCAAACATTTACGTTCTTTGGGGTATCACTCTGTTATAACGTCTCAATCCGTTCCATGATCTTATCAGACAGGAACTGCTTAAAGGGCGTCAGCGGCTTATCAGAAGCCCGGGCCCTGTCCTTCTCAAACCGCATGGTGCAGGGTGCTTCCTCCGACCAGGCTTCCCACCTGGGCAGGGCAAACCCGCAGAGATCCTTTCCGTTCGGATCACCGGTCTTGATAAAATTACAGAAGTAATCACACATCTGCCGTGCCAGGTCGTAGTGACGGCCGGTAAAGGGGCGCCAGCATTTGGCCAGGGTTTCAAACCAGAACCAAAGGTCAGAGGAATGGAAAGTACCGGGATTGTCCCAGCCCGGCATATCCGGATCGAAGCAGTAGCAGTATCCCTTCTTTCCGGCGCGGGCGGTTTTACTGAGTACACCCTTGACCGTGCACTCGATGCCGCTGACCGGGGCATAGCCCTGGCCCTGAACGTATTCGGATGCCTCCGGGAAAGCAAGGAAGGCCTCCGTCTTGTTCCCGAAGAGCTTTCCGGCTTCTTCCTTCAGGATCTCCTGATCCTTCGCGTCAATCGTGTTGAGGAATTCGTCCGAGGTGTTGCCGGCCATCATGACAGCATCCACGCACTCCCCGCGGCTGTACAGCGCGATGGGATCTCCCACGCAGAACAGGTCGTCCTGCACGGTAAAGAAGGGCGTATGACCCTCCATGTATTTTTCATAACTGCGCTGCAGGGTCACCGCGTCAACGGCGCGGGCTTCCTCCAGGCTCTTCACCTTCAGGAAATCGAAGAAATCCTCACCCTTTTTCTCCGCCTGCTTCAGGGTTTCCGGACGGCCCACTTCCCGCCGGAGATAGGGATCAAAGATCATGGCGCTCATAACCACCGCGCCGGAGAACAGGCCCTTGTTGGCCGGGCAGGCCAGCTGGCTCATGACGCTGCCACCGCCCGCGGACTGGCCGGCAATGGTCACCCGTCCCGGATCCCCGCCGAAAGCCGCGATATTCCGCTGCACCCAGCGCAGGCCCGCCTGCTGGTCCAGGTTGCCGAAGTTTGCCGGTGCTTCCGGCTGTTCCCGGCTGATCTGCGGATGGGTCAGGAAACCCAGGGCGCCGACCCGGTAGTTGACGGTCACCACAACGATGCCCCGGCGGGCAATGCGTTCCCCGTCAAACTCCATCTCCGCGGGATAGCCGCACTGGAGGCCGCCGCCGAAGAACCAGACCAGCACCGGCATCTTTTCATCCGCCTTCTTCGCCTTTGTCCAGACGTTCAGGTAAAGGCAGTCCTCGCCCATGGGGATTTCCGGATCCACATGCCATTCCCGGCAGTAGATATCGTCTCCCAGGCCCGGAATCCACTGCATGGAGATAGGCGCAAAGCGGGAGCAGTCCCGTACGCCCGCCCAGCTTTCGCAGGGCTGCGGAGCCCGCCAGCGGTTCTTGCCCGTCGGCGGCGCGGCAAAAGGAATTCCCTTGAATGCCGTGATCCGCGGATCCGCCGCTTCAATGCCCCGAACGAGGCCGTTTTCGGTTCTTACCTGTCTAAGCATAACAGCAACCCTCCATGAAAAAGTGATAAGTATCTATCACATTCGACGAAGTCGAATATTTCATATTGACTGAAAGTCAATATTTCACAAATCAGCAAAGCTGATTTATTTCACGCTGCCGAAGGCAGCATTTCATTTTCCTTTCGACATCTTCCAGGCTTTCCACGGCCCCGGCAGCACCTGTTCTTCCTGTGTCCATGGTAAATCCTTATCCGCGGAAACTTTCCGGACCTTTCCGGGATCCATAATCATCTTCAGCCGCTCAATCTGTTTCCCGAAGGCAAAGGGGCCCTGCTCCGCCGGGCGGAAGACCGCTTCTCCCGTTTCCTCATCCAGGTCAATGTCGAACCAGGCGTTCTGGCCCTCCAGGTCAAAGCCGAAGAACTCCTGCCAGGCCGGCAGGTTCAGGCAGTTCTCCGGTTCCGGATACATCACCCGCAGGTAACCGCCCTGCATCTTTACATACAGGTTGCCCTCCGCCTCGTTGTCCTTTGTGGGGAAGTCGATGGCCGCCTCTCCGCAGGCGTAGAAGATGTTGTTCCGGATCTTTGCGTCCCTGGAAGTGCCGCCCCGCTCCAGACCGAACATCCGGAAGGGCACGGGCTTGAGGTAATATCCGCTGTGACGGCACAGGCCGATCAGGTTATGGCTCACATGCAGCCGGTCCGTTCCTTCCCCGTAGATCCCGTAGCCATTGACGGCCTCGTTTTCCCGGAGCTTATACCAGCCGGAGGAGCCGGGTTCCACCGGCACCTTGGCCGGGTCAAACCGGCCTTCCACATTCCAGATCACGTTGTGGTCGATCAGGTTAATGCCTTCCCGGGTGCACTCGATAAAGATCGCTTCCCGCTGTTCAATGCCGTTCAGGAACAGGTTTCCGGTAATCCGGTTGTTCTCGTTGCCGCAGTCCAGCCACAGGTGATCCGCCCGGAAGGTATCCCGGAAAACGTTGTTCCGGATCAGGCCGTTGACGCTGTTATGCAGCTTGATGGCTCCGGCTTCCCAGCTCAGCTCCATCTTCTGCCAGCCGGTGCCCTCGATCACGTTCCCTTCAATCAGCATCCGCTCCGCGAACATTCCCGCAATACCGCAGACGCCCGCGTCCTGGATGGTGCAGTTCCGGATCACGCTGTAGCCGATCACTTCATCCGGCCGGTGGGTGTGGTGCCAGCACTCGTTGCCCACGTCAATGGCCACACCGTTGGTCCAGTAAACCGTGCAGCCCTCAATGATCCAGTGATGGCCACGATATGCGGAGATTGCCCCGCGCTGCGGCACCGGTGCGCCGGTGGCCGCGTGTTCACAGACCAGGTCTTTGACCCGGATATAGTTCAGGAAAGGTTTATCCGGCGCGAAGCACTGTTCCCGCACGGTCACCTCAATCCGGTGATCCTTCGGGTCCTCGTCATACTCCAGGCGGAAGTGAACCTTCTGGCCGTTGGCCTCCACCCAGTATGTATTGTCTTCCTGCGCCATGCCGCCGTACAGCGGCACCTGCTTCAGCGGCTTGCCGTCGCAGAAGACGCAGCCCCGCCGGTTCAGATAGGTAGTCATGTCGGTCTTGTCATACTCGATGAACAGCCGGTCATGCAGGATATTCACCGCGCAGAAGGGGTTGTATCCCCGGAACAGGTCCGGATCCAGGTCATATTCCCAGACGCAGACTCCCTCCGGCTGCACGGCTCCCCGTCCCCGGTTCAGCATCCAGCCCTCGCTGGGGATAAAGTCTTTCACTTCCTCCGACGCGCTGATGACCACGTCGCCGTCACCGAAGGCTTCATAGGAAATCATATGGCCGGGATCCGTGCCGCCCATGGCAGGCTTCACGCATTCCCTGTACAGGCCCGCATGGATCCACACCCGGGTGCCCGGTGTTGCTGCCTGCGCGGCCCGGTTAATCGTCCGGAAGGGATGTGCCTCGCTGCCGTCGTTTTCATCCGAGGCGGCAGGGCTGGAGCCGTCCACAAACAGTTCCCGATCCCAGACAGGCTCTGTTTCCCAGAATTCATAGGTGCTGCCATCCGGCAGAAGGGCGGAAAGATCCGTTTTCATGTTATTCTCCTTTGGCGGTATGATGATTCTCTTTTGTTCACTTACTATACCACGAAGCGGATGTTTCCACCTTTCCACTTTTTGTTCTGCACTGTGCTGTTTTTTGACAATCAAGGAAAAGGGGGTGCCCCCGAAGGAGCACCCCCGTATGGGTCACAATGTGTTGATACCGTTTGGGAGAAAATTACTGCGCAGCAGCGGCAGCAGCGATCTTGGCATCCACTTCGGGCTGCCACACGCCGCAGTCATACTCGAACAGTTCTTCGTAGCCGAAGCCGTTCAGCTGTTCGATCATTTCGTCCCACATCGCTTCGAATTCTTCATCCGTCGCGCAGGTCATGATCAGGTTCCAGGTGTACTCGCACAGGGTGCTGTTGATCTGGGAACGCAGGGCGATCATGTCGTTGTTGTCCGCAATGGGCGTGAAGTCAACGCTGGGGCTGGCCAGCAGCTTGCCGTTCTTCTTCATCCAGTCAACGTCGTCAGCGGCGTCAAACAGTTCGGACCATTCCTTCTTCATTTCGGTCATGGTCTGCTGCTTGTAGGAGTTCCAGAACTTGGAAGCATAGCGCTCGCCGGTCAGGGGGTTGACGCAGATGGAGGAAACGATCCACTGGTTGATGGCGTTGTAACCGTCGTTGTATCCGCCGCCGC is a window encoding:
- a CDS encoding DUF4153 domain-containing protein, coding for MSELTENVLTENNKPLPAAQDEIKMDRAGVILLVLSFLAALLYCFAHSWTGSVCPGPGIGLTISHWVLTGTVLAAAKARGRLTLRRDGLFLLVLSLLLSAVYGVFANTTLRRLNLPVLLLITAQALFALTGQNTASALSGQGLWEGFRRYLKSLFRCRSVPFTAVTRRTQHNGYLLPGILAAICTMALAAILLSSADQVFSGMLDSVAEKIRQVDFLFVFRLFLALILTLLLFSHHFSLLQAPGAIRPVTTRAGNPTMFLMVLGSLVLVYALFGYVQIRYLFAGTESVRMSGGYAAYARSGFFQLVLVALLTLCLILPALTLFRENTGIRILCGLTAALTIIIDVSAYLRMHLYIGAFGLSTLRVVTVWGIGVILLALLAVIVKSIRPGLKICPLLAAVILASWVALNWVNVDRLVADSQVARFNNDPENTGIYSLVSDQGWSPEYYAAFEKIADPEKRADALEFLIDLGSETHRDDRCLKHPALYDWSFALLRAR
- a CDS encoding SH3 domain-containing protein, producing MNAKGRIRLLCLLLCLAVLMPCVSALSETTKVTGYLLRLREEASTDGKVIDAYPRGTKVTILKKGDTWTKVSVKGNTGYMMTCYLAYSKDKPEEEKSEDSSRKSSSKTSSASSSKSSSGSSSSASSKANKNEKSSSSGSTMYIEKGVWVNFREAADSSSAIIDSYRGGTKVTVLKKGKYWSRVEIKGVEGYIATEFLTSEK
- a CDS encoding carboxylesterase/lipase family protein, producing MLRQVRTENGLVRGIEAADPRITAFKGIPFAAPPTGKNRWRAPQPCESWAGVRDCSRFAPISMQWIPGLGDDIYCREWHVDPEIPMGEDCLYLNVWTKAKKADEKMPVLVWFFGGGLQCGYPAEMEFDGERIARRGIVVVTVNYRVGALGFLTHPQISREQPEAPANFGNLDQQAGLRWVQRNIAAFGGDPGRVTIAGQSAGGGSVMSQLACPANKGLFSGAVVMSAMIFDPYLRREVGRPETLKQAEKKGEDFFDFLKVKSLEEARAVDAVTLQRSYEKYMEGHTPFFTVQDDLFCVGDPIALYSRGECVDAVMMAGNTSDEFLNTIDAKDQEILKEEAGKLFGNKTEAFLAFPEASEYVQGQGYAPVSGIECTVKGVLSKTARAGKKGYCYCFDPDMPGWDNPGTFHSSDLWFWFETLAKCWRPFTGRHYDLARQMCDYFCNFIKTGDPNGKDLCGFALPRWEAWSEEAPCTMRFEKDRARASDKPLTPFKQFLSDKIMERIETL
- a CDS encoding right-handed parallel beta-helix repeat-containing protein produces the protein MKTDLSALLPDGSTYEFWETEPVWDRELFVDGSSPAASDENDGSEAHPFRTINRAAQAATPGTRVWIHAGLYRECVKPAMGGTDPGHMISYEAFGDGDVVISASEEVKDFIPSEGWMLNRGRGAVQPEGVCVWEYDLDPDLFRGYNPFCAVNILHDRLFIEYDKTDMTTYLNRRGCVFCDGKPLKQVPLYGGMAQEDNTYWVEANGQKVHFRLEYDEDPKDHRIEVTVREQCFAPDKPFLNYIRVKDLVCEHAATGAPVPQRGAISAYRGHHWIIEGCTVYWTNGVAIDVGNECWHHTHRPDEVIGYSVIRNCTIQDAGVCGIAGMFAERMLIEGNVIEGTGWQKMELSWEAGAIKLHNSVNGLIRNNVFRDTFRADHLWLDCGNENNRITGNLFLNGIEQREAIFIECTREGINLIDHNVIWNVEGRFDPAKVPVEPGSSGWYKLRENEAVNGYGIYGEGTDRLHVSHNLIGLCRHSGYYLKPVPFRMFGLERGGTSRDAKIRNNIFYACGEAAIDFPTKDNEAEGNLYVKMQGGYLRVMYPEPENCLNLPAWQEFFGFDLEGQNAWFDIDLDEETGEAVFRPAEQGPFAFGKQIERLKMIMDPGKVRKVSADKDLPWTQEEQVLPGPWKAWKMSKGK